Proteins encoded together in one Streptomyces sp. TLI_171 window:
- a CDS encoding sensor histidine kinase, which translates to MTEAAAGTDRARPGRSRARSGGRAARTVRGWCSRPPTVARDALLPVLFLVHIVAARGLPVAVALTAALALPLAWRRRAPLAVFGAVVAAAFVQWLLDVQLPADVALLVALYTVAAHAGRRAALAAAGVVQAGALAACLRWAADGAFLTLFVAVSASVVAATVLGVNARTTRAYLAAVRERAARLEQQQDQQARLAVAEERARITREMHDIVTHNLSVMVALSDAAGYAQHRSPDRATAAMRQISETGRQALTDMRRSLGVLRADEPDAARHPLPGIAQLGALAEQMCAAGLPTRLEVEGDPTGVPATAQLTVYRLVQESLTNALKHTSPGTRASVRVGCAAGSVTVDVVDTGAGPGGSAAAPSGHGLAGMRERAAAYGGTLRAGPLPGGGWGVGARLDLTACGAASA; encoded by the coding sequence ATGACCGAGGCGGCCGCCGGAACGGACCGTGCCCGTCCGGGGCGTTCCCGGGCCCGGTCCGGCGGGCGGGCGGCGCGCACCGTCCGGGGCTGGTGTTCCCGGCCGCCGACCGTGGCGCGGGACGCGCTGCTGCCGGTGCTGTTCCTGGTGCACATCGTGGCCGCCCGGGGGCTGCCGGTGGCCGTCGCCCTGACGGCCGCTCTCGCGCTGCCGCTGGCGTGGCGGCGCCGGGCTCCGCTCGCCGTGTTCGGCGCGGTGGTGGCGGCGGCCTTCGTCCAGTGGCTGCTGGACGTGCAACTGCCGGCGGACGTCGCCCTGTTGGTGGCGCTGTACACGGTGGCCGCGCACGCGGGGCGGCGGGCGGCGTTGGCCGCCGCCGGCGTCGTGCAGGCGGGGGCGCTGGCGGCCTGCCTGCGTTGGGCCGCGGACGGCGCGTTCCTGACCCTGTTCGTCGCGGTGAGCGCTTCGGTGGTCGCCGCCACCGTCCTCGGCGTCAACGCCCGGACCACCCGCGCCTACCTGGCGGCGGTCCGGGAGCGGGCCGCCCGCCTGGAGCAGCAGCAGGACCAGCAGGCCCGGTTGGCGGTCGCCGAGGAGCGGGCCCGGATCACTCGGGAGATGCACGACATCGTCACCCACAACCTGTCCGTGATGGTCGCGCTCAGCGACGCCGCCGGCTACGCGCAGCACCGCTCCCCCGACCGGGCGACGGCCGCGATGCGGCAGATCTCCGAGACCGGCCGGCAGGCGCTGACCGACATGCGGCGTTCGTTGGGCGTGCTGCGGGCCGACGAACCGGACGCGGCCCGCCACCCGCTGCCGGGGATCGCCCAACTGGGCGCGCTGGCCGAGCAGATGTGCGCGGCGGGGCTGCCGACCCGGCTGGAGGTCGAGGGCGATCCCACCGGTGTGCCGGCCACCGCGCAGCTGACGGTCTACCGCCTGGTCCAGGAGTCCCTGACCAACGCGCTCAAGCACACCTCGCCCGGCACCCGCGCGAGCGTCCGGGTCGGGTGCGCGGCCGGGTCGGTCACCGTGGACGTCGTCGACACCGGTGCGGGACCGGGCGGTTCCGCCGCCGCGCCGTCCGGTCACGGGCTGGCCGGGATGCGGGAGCGCGCGGCCGCCTACGGGGGGACGCTGCGGGCCGGGCCGCTGCCGGGCGGCGGCTGGGGCGTCGGCGCCCGCCTCGACCTCACCGCCTGCGGGGCGGCGTCGGCATGA
- a CDS encoding metallophosphoesterase, whose translation MSRVLVVGDVHGEFALLARLAAAVRAAHGPLDAILAVGDVEANRDEADAAGVYGPAKYRKLGDFPLLTDARVDLGAPLFFIGGNHEPWPALDAAGPGEWAPGVHFLGRCGLAEVAGLRVAFLSGIHSSRVTDRPRPVRESLRDRNYYTAAELQRLTTEGSRSRGGVDVLLTHDWPAGLPGADVPGERPVGRPELRTLTERLRPRHHLCGHMHRPLDARIGPTAVTCLSLLRDTRNTLALLERAPDGSLLLTRPDP comes from the coding sequence GTGTCACGGGTCCTGGTGGTCGGCGACGTGCACGGCGAGTTCGCGCTGCTCGCGCGCCTGGCGGCCGCGGTGCGGGCGGCGCACGGGCCGCTGGACGCGATCCTCGCGGTCGGCGACGTGGAGGCCAATCGGGACGAGGCGGACGCGGCCGGCGTGTACGGTCCGGCGAAGTACCGCAAGCTCGGCGACTTCCCGCTCCTGACGGACGCTCGGGTCGACCTCGGTGCGCCGCTGTTCTTCATCGGCGGCAACCACGAGCCGTGGCCGGCGCTGGACGCGGCCGGCCCGGGCGAGTGGGCGCCCGGCGTGCACTTCCTCGGCCGTTGCGGGCTCGCCGAGGTGGCCGGACTGCGGGTGGCCTTCCTGTCCGGCATCCACTCCTCCCGGGTGACCGACCGGCCCCGGCCGGTGCGCGAGTCGCTGCGCGACCGGAACTACTACACGGCCGCCGAGTTGCAGCGCCTCACCACCGAGGGCTCGCGCTCCCGGGGCGGCGTGGACGTGCTGCTCACCCACGACTGGCCGGCCGGGCTGCCGGGCGCCGACGTCCCGGGCGAACGCCCCGTGGGCCGCCCGGAACTGCGCACGCTGACCGAGCGCCTGCGCCCCCGCCACCACCTCTGCGGGCACATGCACCGCCCCCTGGACGCCCGCATCGGCCCGACCGCCGTCACCTGCCTCTCCCTCCTGCGCGACACCCGGAACACGCTGGCCCTGCTGGAGCGCGCCCCCGACGGATCCCTGCTCCTGACCCGCCCCGACCCGTAG
- a CDS encoding slipin family protein codes for MIVVGAVVALLVVLALYAGLSVRMVQQYQRGVVFRFGRVLDEVRGPGLARIMPVADRMRRVNVQIVTMPIPAQEGITRDNVTVRVDAVVYFKVLDPVKAIVNVQDYTFAMSQVAQTSLRSIIGKSELDDLLANREPINQGLELMLDSPALGWGIQIDRVEIKDVALPESMKRSMARQAEADRERRARIITADGEFQASARLSEAAKVMSATPAALQLRLLQTVVEVAAEKNSTLVLPFPVELLRFLESSTERATAQAAEATRVAEAVAAESGSGTQAADGERDVEQLELPQAAPGTELDGAERPFGVAPPHAA; via the coding sequence ATGATCGTGGTCGGTGCGGTGGTGGCGCTGCTGGTGGTGCTGGCGTTGTACGCCGGCCTGAGCGTGCGCATGGTCCAGCAGTACCAACGCGGAGTGGTGTTCCGGTTCGGGCGGGTGCTGGACGAGGTGCGCGGGCCGGGACTGGCCCGGATCATGCCGGTGGCGGACCGGATGCGGCGGGTGAACGTGCAGATCGTCACCATGCCGATCCCCGCCCAGGAGGGCATCACCCGCGACAACGTGACCGTCCGGGTCGACGCGGTGGTGTACTTCAAGGTCCTCGACCCGGTGAAGGCCATCGTCAACGTCCAGGACTACACGTTCGCGATGTCCCAGGTCGCCCAGACGTCGCTGCGCTCGATCATCGGCAAGAGCGAGCTGGACGACCTGCTGGCCAACCGCGAGCCGATCAACCAGGGCCTGGAACTGATGCTGGACAGCCCGGCGTTGGGCTGGGGCATCCAGATCGACCGGGTGGAGATCAAGGACGTGGCGCTGCCCGAGTCGATGAAGCGCTCGATGGCCCGGCAGGCCGAGGCGGACCGGGAGCGGCGGGCCCGGATCATCACCGCGGACGGCGAGTTCCAGGCGTCCGCGCGGCTGTCCGAGGCCGCGAAGGTGATGTCGGCGACTCCGGCGGCGCTCCAACTGCGGCTGCTGCAGACGGTGGTGGAGGTCGCCGCGGAGAAGAACTCGACCCTGGTGCTGCCGTTCCCGGTCGAGCTGCTGCGCTTCCTGGAGAGCTCCACCGAGCGGGCCACCGCGCAGGCCGCCGAGGCGACCCGGGTCGCGGAGGCGGTGGCGGCGGAGTCCGGTTCGGGGACGCAGGCCGCCGACGGCGAGCGCGACGTCGAGCAGCTGGAGCTGCCGCAGGCCGCGCCCGGCACCGAACTCGACGGCGCGGAACGCCCGTTCGGCGTCGCGCCACCGCACGCCGCGTGA
- a CDS encoding CHAD domain-containing protein, with the protein MAHRIGGSAGDVLTARLRTQTARLAALEPDVRAERPDAVHQMRIAARRLRSALRTHRRHLHGDHTGTEDELRRLGRALGHARDAEVLGERLITQARQLPAGADRDRVLAELAAWNTRETREARPQVLAALDSERFRRLLATLTALAADPPLNSRAAKPAGREITRTLRREHRRTAERVAAARRTPDGPALERALHDARKAAKRARYAGESAGRPARGFTRRMKALQDVLGRHQDAVIARNTVRALSDGGFGYGVLYGRQVAELAFARELLPEVWEQAARRPKRLRQA; encoded by the coding sequence GTGGCACACCGGATCGGCGGCAGCGCGGGGGACGTCCTCACCGCACGCCTGCGCACCCAGACCGCCCGGCTCGCCGCCCTCGAACCCGACGTCCGCGCCGAGCGGCCCGACGCCGTCCACCAGATGCGGATCGCCGCCCGCCGCCTGCGCAGCGCCCTGCGCACCCACCGCCGCCACCTCCACGGCGACCACACCGGCACCGAGGACGAACTGCGCAGGCTCGGCCGCGCCCTCGGCCACGCCCGGGACGCCGAAGTCCTCGGCGAGCGCCTGATCACCCAGGCCCGCCAACTGCCCGCCGGGGCGGACCGCGACCGGGTGCTCGCCGAACTCGCCGCCTGGAACACCCGCGAGACCCGCGAAGCCCGACCGCAGGTACTCGCCGCCCTCGACAGCGAACGCTTCCGCCGCCTGCTCGCCACCCTCACCGCGCTCGCCGCCGACCCGCCGCTGAACTCCCGCGCCGCCAAGCCCGCCGGACGCGAGATCACCCGCACGCTGCGCCGCGAACACCGCCGCACCGCCGAACGCGTCGCCGCCGCCCGCCGCACCCCCGACGGCCCGGCCCTCGAACGCGCCCTGCACGACGCCCGCAAGGCCGCCAAACGCGCCCGCTACGCCGGCGAGAGCGCCGGCCGCCCCGCCCGCGGCTTCACCCGCCGGATGAAAGCCCTGCAGGACGTGCTCGGCCGCCACCAGGACGCGGTGATCGCCCGCAACACCGTCCGCGCACTGTCCGACGGCGGCTTCGGCTACGGCGTGCTCTACGGCCGCCAGGTCGCCGAACTCGCCTTCGCCCGCGAGCTGTTGCCCGAGGTCTGGGAACAGGCCGCCCGCCGCCCGAAACGCCTGCGGCAGGCATAG
- a CDS encoding PP2C family protein-serine/threonine phosphatase has translation MVLLPIGLIVLICAVDISISPNIHLGPLLVVAPAITPSFAGTRMTALIGALAVAAQIVIAVLHGGLFTANHQAQVAALALITCALVAYCRVRERHGRELDQVRTVSDAVQRVLMRPLPENAGPLRIASRYLAADDEANVGGDLYAVVRTDRATRLLVGDVRGKGLGAVGDAAALLGAFRELAHRHHDPGELADALEASYRRHLAELADTGQDVQENFVTALVLDVPDQHPVVRIADCGHPPPLLLAGDRAGLLALGRTAPPLGMSALGPVERRTEEFAFPAGSTLLLYTDGVTEARDGDGTFYPLPERAARFPLGLAPADLLDGLRRDLLDHVGGRLMDDAALIAVARER, from the coding sequence ATGGTGCTGCTGCCGATCGGCCTGATCGTGCTGATCTGCGCCGTCGACATCTCGATCTCCCCGAACATCCACCTCGGCCCGCTGCTGGTCGTCGCCCCCGCCATCACCCCGTCGTTCGCCGGAACCCGGATGACCGCCCTGATCGGGGCGCTCGCCGTCGCCGCCCAGATCGTCATCGCCGTGCTGCACGGCGGCCTGTTCACCGCCAACCACCAGGCCCAGGTCGCCGCCCTGGCCCTGATCACCTGCGCGCTGGTCGCCTACTGCCGGGTCCGCGAACGACACGGCCGCGAACTCGACCAGGTCCGCACCGTCTCCGACGCCGTCCAACGCGTCCTGATGCGCCCGCTGCCCGAGAACGCCGGCCCGCTGAGGATCGCCTCCCGCTACCTCGCCGCCGACGACGAGGCCAACGTGGGCGGCGACCTGTACGCCGTCGTCCGCACCGACCGGGCCACCCGGCTGCTGGTCGGCGACGTCCGCGGCAAAGGGCTGGGCGCCGTCGGCGACGCCGCGGCCCTGCTCGGCGCGTTCCGCGAACTCGCCCACCGCCACCACGACCCCGGCGAACTCGCCGACGCCCTCGAAGCCTCCTACCGGCGCCACCTCGCCGAACTCGCCGACACCGGACAGGACGTCCAGGAGAACTTCGTCACCGCGCTGGTCCTCGACGTCCCCGACCAGCACCCCGTGGTGCGGATCGCCGACTGCGGCCACCCGCCGCCCCTGCTGCTGGCCGGCGACCGGGCCGGCCTGCTCGCACTGGGCCGCACCGCGCCACCGCTCGGCATGAGCGCGCTCGGCCCGGTGGAGCGCCGCACCGAGGAGTTCGCCTTCCCGGCCGGCTCCACCCTGCTGCTCTACACCGACGGCGTCACCGAGGCCCGCGACGGTGACGGCACCTTCTACCCGCTGCCCGAACGCGCCGCCCGCTTCCCCCTCGGCCTCGCCCCCGCCGACCTGCTGGACGGCCTGCGCCGCGACCTGCTCGACCACGTCGGCGGCCGCCTGATGGACGACGCCGCGCTGATCGCCGTCGCCCGCGAACGCTGA
- a CDS encoding CBS domain-containing protein, translated as MTTAKDIMHPGAECVTGEQTLADAARLMRERDVGALPICDEDQKLLGILTDRDIVLKCVAEGRDPATVLCVELAVGRPMVIEEDEEADLVLEVMEEHLVRRLPVINHPDHQLVGMISEADIARHLPQERLAEFVTAITAR; from the coding sequence ATGACCACCGCGAAAGACATCATGCACCCCGGCGCGGAGTGCGTCACCGGTGAGCAGACCCTCGCCGACGCGGCCCGGCTGATGCGCGAACGCGACGTCGGCGCGCTGCCGATCTGCGACGAGGACCAGAAGCTGCTGGGCATCCTCACCGACCGCGACATCGTCCTCAAGTGCGTCGCCGAGGGCCGGGACCCCGCCACCGTGCTCTGCGTCGAACTCGCCGTCGGACGGCCGATGGTGATCGAGGAGGACGAGGAGGCGGACCTGGTCCTCGAAGTCATGGAGGAGCACCTGGTGCGCCGGCTCCCGGTGATCAACCACCCCGACCACCAGTTGGTCGGCATGATCAGCGAGGCCGACATCGCCCGCCACCTCCCGCAGGAGCGGCTCGCCGAGTTCGTCACCGCCATCACCGCCCGCTGA
- a CDS encoding response regulator transcription factor — MTVRVLIADDEALLRMAFGMVLEAQPDLAAVGEAADGAEAVRLAGELQPDVVLMDVRMPGVDGIEATRQVLRVSPRSRVLILTTFDLDAYAFAGLSAGASGFLLKNTRPEELLTAIRSVAVGDAALSPRITGLLLERFRPQLPGAGDTRHGEQVRRLTAREREVLVEVGRGLSNAEIAATLHLAEATVKSHLGRVLQKLGLRDRIQAVVFAYESRLVRPS; from the coding sequence ATGACGGTGCGGGTGCTGATCGCCGACGACGAGGCGCTGCTCCGGATGGCGTTCGGCATGGTGCTGGAGGCCCAGCCCGACCTGGCGGCGGTCGGCGAGGCCGCGGACGGCGCCGAGGCGGTGCGCCTGGCCGGGGAGTTGCAGCCCGACGTCGTCCTGATGGACGTCCGGATGCCGGGCGTCGACGGGATCGAGGCGACCCGGCAGGTGCTGCGGGTCTCCCCGCGGAGCAGGGTGCTGATCCTGACCACCTTCGACCTCGACGCGTACGCCTTCGCCGGGTTGAGTGCCGGGGCGTCGGGCTTCCTGCTGAAGAACACCAGGCCGGAGGAGTTGCTGACGGCGATCCGCAGCGTGGCCGTCGGCGATGCGGCGCTCTCCCCGCGGATCACCGGCCTGCTGCTGGAGCGGTTCCGCCCTCAGCTTCCGGGTGCCGGGGATACGCGGCACGGCGAGCAGGTGCGGCGCCTCACCGCCCGGGAGCGCGAGGTGCTGGTGGAGGTCGGCCGCGGCCTGTCCAACGCGGAGATCGCGGCCACCCTGCACCTGGCGGAGGCGACGGTGAAGTCCCACCTGGGGCGCGTGCTGCAGAAGCTCGGGCTCCGCGACCGGATCCAGGCGGTGGTCTTCGCCTACGAGAGCCGCCTGGTCCGCCCGTCCTGA
- a CDS encoding maleylpyruvate isomerase N-terminal domain-containing protein: MSDRPDPFTDQQQAHLRARAALAGTSARLVQLLTDAHELRDRTALPQWTAGQVGTHLAAVFLAYCSTVPGPRADADAVDWDAVLPTAELAFGPRMASVNARAVALLGEQIGDRPEAFIAERAERFLRTTAELAPDTPVATPWYGPQPALTVAAATGLLLSECLLHGLDIARATRLPWRIDPDHARLVLGQAMPVMMPLALDRARARGVDMAFDLAVRGGPRLRLAVHDGAMTVTRGVPAAPPDCRISADPVAFLLVAFRRSPQWKAIALGRLRAGGRRPWLAPRLPWLVPSP; the protein is encoded by the coding sequence GTGTCCGACCGTCCCGATCCCTTCACCGACCAGCAGCAGGCGCACCTCCGGGCCCGCGCCGCGCTCGCCGGGACCAGCGCCCGCCTGGTCCAACTGCTCACCGATGCGCATGAGTTGCGGGACCGCACGGCGCTCCCCCAGTGGACGGCCGGCCAGGTCGGCACCCATCTCGCGGCGGTGTTCCTGGCCTACTGCTCCACGGTTCCCGGGCCGCGCGCGGACGCGGACGCGGTGGACTGGGACGCCGTCCTGCCGACCGCGGAGCTGGCGTTCGGCCCGCGGATGGCGTCGGTGAACGCCCGCGCGGTGGCCCTGCTCGGCGAGCAGATCGGCGACCGCCCGGAGGCGTTCATCGCCGAACGGGCCGAACGTTTCCTGCGGACCACCGCCGAACTCGCCCCGGACACCCCGGTCGCCACGCCCTGGTACGGGCCGCAGCCCGCGCTGACCGTGGCGGCGGCGACCGGCCTGCTGCTCAGCGAGTGCCTGCTGCACGGCCTGGACATCGCGCGCGCCACCCGCCTGCCCTGGCGGATCGACCCGGACCACGCTCGGCTGGTGCTCGGCCAGGCGATGCCGGTGATGATGCCGCTGGCTCTCGACCGGGCCCGGGCGCGCGGCGTCGACATGGCGTTCGACCTCGCCGTGCGCGGCGGCCCCCGCCTGCGGCTCGCCGTGCACGACGGGGCGATGACGGTGACCCGGGGCGTACCCGCCGCCCCACCGGACTGCCGCATCTCGGCCGACCCGGTGGCCTTCCTCCTGGTGGCGTTCCGGCGCAGCCCGCAGTGGAAGGCCATCGCCCTGGGCCGGCTGCGAGCAGGCGGCCGCCGGCCCTGGCTGGCTCCCCGCCTCCCCTGGCTGGTCCCGTCCCCCTGA
- a CDS encoding Gfo/Idh/MocA family protein — MQPITDRPIRWGILATGGIATSFAEDLAAVPGAEAFAVASRSLDSARAFADRHGIPQAYGSWQELAADPEVDVVYVATPHSAHHSATRLLLDAGKAVLCEKPFTLNSGQAAEVVSLARKRETFLMEAMWTYLDPTVRRITALIADGAIGEVRNVQAEFGFVGPDEQGHRLWDPAAGGGALLDLGVYPVAFAHLLLGEPDSVQAQARLTERGVDANTAILLGHPTGATALLACSLDAHCGQRASVQGTKGRIELDRDFFHPAGFTLHRDGAAPETFEAAPAVGHGYGLEAAEVVRCLRAGETESPLVPLDSTLAVMRTLDTVRERIGVRYPGE, encoded by the coding sequence GTGCAGCCGATCACCGACCGACCGATCCGCTGGGGCATCCTCGCCACCGGCGGCATCGCCACCTCCTTCGCCGAGGACCTGGCCGCCGTTCCCGGCGCCGAGGCGTTCGCGGTCGCCTCCCGCAGCCTCGACTCCGCCCGCGCCTTCGCCGACCGGCACGGCATCCCCCAGGCGTACGGCAGTTGGCAGGAGCTCGCCGCCGACCCCGAGGTGGACGTGGTGTACGTCGCCACCCCGCACTCGGCGCACCACAGCGCGACCCGGCTGCTGCTGGACGCCGGAAAGGCCGTGCTCTGCGAGAAGCCGTTCACGCTCAACTCCGGTCAGGCCGCGGAGGTGGTCTCGCTCGCCCGCAAGCGCGAGACCTTCCTGATGGAGGCGATGTGGACCTACCTGGACCCGACCGTGCGGCGGATCACCGCGCTGATCGCGGACGGGGCGATCGGTGAAGTCCGCAACGTGCAGGCCGAGTTCGGTTTCGTCGGGCCCGACGAGCAGGGCCACCGGCTGTGGGACCCGGCGGCGGGCGGCGGCGCGCTGCTCGACCTCGGCGTCTACCCTGTGGCGTTCGCCCACCTCCTGCTCGGCGAACCGGACTCCGTCCAGGCGCAGGCCCGCCTCACCGAGCGCGGCGTGGACGCCAACACCGCGATCCTGCTCGGCCACCCCACCGGTGCGACCGCCCTGCTGGCCTGCTCCCTCGACGCCCACTGCGGCCAGCGCGCCTCCGTCCAGGGCACCAAGGGCCGCATCGAGCTCGACCGGGACTTCTTCCACCCCGCCGGCTTCACCCTGCACCGCGACGGCGCCGCCCCCGAGACCTTCGAGGCCGCGCCCGCCGTCGGCCACGGCTACGGCCTGGAGGCCGCCGAGGTCGTGCGCTGCCTGCGGGCGGGGGAGACCGAGTCCCCGTTGGTGCCGCTCGATTCGACGCTCGCCGTGATGCGGACGCTCGACACGGTGCGCGAGCGGATCGGGGTGCGCTACCCGGGGGAGTGA
- a CDS encoding PaaI family thioesterase, which yields MATTLTPVEADKILADHFAPWVQDLGLTVVETGERHAVLRLPWSDRLARDGGGLSGQAMMAAADTATVIAVASALGGFAPMTTVQLSTTFQRAARDTDLLVTARLTKLGRRLAFAEIALTTPEAPDDPVAHATTVYAFPG from the coding sequence ATGGCCACCACCCTGACGCCCGTCGAGGCGGACAAGATCCTCGCCGACCACTTCGCCCCGTGGGTCCAGGACCTCGGTCTGACGGTCGTGGAGACCGGCGAGCGCCACGCGGTGCTCCGGCTGCCCTGGTCGGACCGGCTGGCCCGGGACGGCGGCGGCCTGTCCGGCCAGGCGATGATGGCGGCGGCGGACACCGCGACGGTGATCGCCGTGGCCTCGGCGCTGGGCGGATTCGCGCCGATGACCACCGTCCAGCTGTCGACCACCTTCCAGCGCGCGGCCCGTGACACCGACCTGCTGGTCACGGCCCGGCTGACCAAGCTGGGCCGCCGCCTGGCCTTCGCCGAGATCGCCCTGACCACGCCCGAAGCCCCGGACGACCCGGTCGCGCACGCCACCACCGTCTACGCGTTCCCCGGCTGA
- a CDS encoding uracil-DNA glycosylase, with protein MELPEPPSHLVERVHGLAELDELVVDCRACPRLVEWREEAARVKRRAFQDQEYWARPIPGFGPSDARLVLVGLAPAAHGGNRTGRIFTGDPSGDLLYASLHRLGLANRPQSVWRDDGLRLHGVRITDPVRCAPPENKPTNAERDTCRPWIVRELEYLRPTVRAVVALGGFAWQAVLPALAASGWQVPRPRPVFGHGAHAVLPAADGGPALHLFGCFHVSPRNTYTGRLTPAMVDELLRTAAVAAGLDPAMS; from the coding sequence ATGGAGCTGCCCGAACCGCCCTCCCACCTGGTCGAACGGGTGCACGGCCTGGCCGAGCTGGATGAGTTGGTGGTCGACTGCCGTGCGTGTCCGCGCCTGGTCGAATGGCGCGAGGAGGCGGCCCGGGTCAAGCGCCGGGCGTTCCAGGACCAGGAGTACTGGGCGCGCCCGATCCCCGGTTTCGGCCCGTCGGACGCCCGCCTGGTGCTGGTCGGCCTCGCACCGGCCGCGCACGGCGGCAACCGGACGGGGCGGATCTTCACCGGAGACCCGTCCGGCGACCTGCTGTACGCCTCGCTGCACCGCCTGGGCCTGGCCAACCGCCCGCAGTCCGTCTGGCGCGACGACGGCCTGCGGCTGCACGGCGTGCGGATCACCGACCCGGTGCGCTGCGCCCCGCCGGAGAACAAGCCGACCAACGCCGAACGCGACACCTGCCGCCCGTGGATCGTCCGCGAACTCGAGTACCTGCGTCCCACCGTCCGCGCCGTGGTCGCCCTCGGCGGCTTCGCCTGGCAGGCCGTGCTGCCCGCCCTCGCCGCCTCCGGCTGGCAGGTGCCGCGCCCCAGGCCGGTGTTCGGCCACGGCGCGCACGCCGTGCTGCCGGCCGCCGACGGCGGGCCCGCGCTGCACCTGTTCGGCTGCTTCCACGTCAGCCCGCGCAACACCTACACCGGCCGGCTCACCCCCGCGATGGTGGACGAGTTGCTGCGCACGGCCGCCGTCGCCGCCGGCCTGGACCCGGCGATGTCCTGA
- a CDS encoding SGNH/GDSL hydrolase family protein, whose translation MRPIPRRRTFVAAALAALTLAGAGAVPASATQGGPGGHGGQGGPHRAAYYLALGDSLAAGYQSTPTGGHVVGRGYAQDLARTLGDRAAAEGRPFEFTDLGCPGETTGSMENGGCPYPHAFSGSQLAAAVAWLKAHRKDEALVTIDIGANDVQRCAAGGSLDLPCALNGIDQVRGGLDRILSELQDAAGPHTRIVGMNLYDPFLAAWTTGEQGRAMATASVPLADALNTVIGAVDARHRVPTADVAGAFATDSFLPQVPLGGQQVPLNVARILQWTNMARGDIHANDAGYQVIADAFLAKLPKQYLH comes from the coding sequence ATGCGCCCAATTCCGCGCCGCCGCACCTTCGTTGCCGCCGCTCTCGCCGCCCTGACGCTGGCCGGGGCGGGCGCTGTGCCCGCGTCCGCCACCCAGGGCGGGCCGGGTGGGCACGGGGGGCAGGGCGGACCGCACCGGGCCGCGTACTACCTGGCGCTCGGCGACTCGCTGGCGGCGGGCTACCAGTCCACGCCGACCGGCGGACACGTGGTCGGCAGAGGCTACGCGCAGGATCTGGCGCGGACGCTGGGCGACCGGGCGGCGGCGGAGGGCCGCCCGTTCGAGTTCACCGACCTGGGGTGCCCGGGTGAGACCACGGGCAGCATGGAGAACGGCGGCTGCCCGTACCCGCACGCCTTCTCGGGCTCCCAACTGGCGGCGGCGGTCGCCTGGTTGAAGGCGCACCGGAAGGACGAGGCGCTGGTGACCATCGACATCGGCGCCAACGACGTGCAGCGCTGCGCGGCGGGCGGCTCGCTCGACCTGCCGTGCGCGCTGAACGGCATCGACCAGGTCCGCGGCGGGCTGGACCGCATCCTGTCCGAGCTGCAGGACGCTGCGGGCCCGCACACCCGGATCGTCGGGATGAACCTGTACGACCCGTTCCTGGCGGCCTGGACGACCGGCGAGCAGGGCCGGGCGATGGCCACCGCGTCCGTTCCGCTGGCCGACGCGCTGAACACCGTGATCGGCGCGGTGGACGCCCGCCACCGGGTGCCGACCGCGGACGTGGCGGGCGCGTTCGCCACCGACTCGTTCCTGCCGCAGGTGCCGCTGGGCGGGCAGCAGGTGCCGCTGAACGTGGCCCGCATCCTGCAGTGGACCAACATGGCCCGCGGCGACATCCACGCCAACGACGCCGGCTACCAGGTGATCGCGGACGCGTTCCTCGCCAAGTTGCCGAAGCAGTACCTGCACTGA